The proteins below come from a single Solea solea chromosome 6, fSolSol10.1, whole genome shotgun sequence genomic window:
- the LOC131460859 gene encoding casein kinase II subunit alpha isoform X1: MSGPVPSRARVYTEVNTHRPREYWDYESHVVEWGNQDDFQLVRKLGRGKYSEVFEAINITNNEKVVVKILKPVKKKKIKREIKILENLRGGPNIISLIDIVKDPVSRTPALVFEHVNNTDFKQLYQTLTDYDIRFYMYEILKALDYCHSMGIMHRDVKPHNVMIDHEHRKLRLIDWGLAEFYHPGQEYNVRVASRYFKGPELLVDYQMYDYSLDMWSLGCMLASMIFRKEPFFHGHDNYDQLVRIAKVLGTEDLYDYIDKYNIELEPRFNDILGRHSRKRWERFVHSENQHLVSPEALDFLDKLLRYDHQARLTAHEAMEHPYFFPIVKDQSRVAGSANLPSGNPAVSSASMITGISALPASTALGPLTGSPVLSAATNALSTPVPAAAGAPQ; encoded by the exons ATGTCAGGACCCGTGCCAAGCAGGGCCCGAGTGTACACCGAGGTCAACACTCACCGGCCCAGGGAGTACTGGGACTATGAGTCCCATGTGGTTGAATGGGG AAACCAGGATGACTTCCAGTTGGTGCGAAAGCTGGGGCGTGGCAAGTACAGTGAGGTCTTTGAGGCaatcaacatcacaaataacGAGAAGGTGGTGGTAAAGATACTTAAG cccgtgaagaaaaagaaaatcaagcgTGAGATTAAGATTTTGGAGAACCTACGCGGAGGTCCGAACATAATCTCCCTCATTGATATAGTAAAAGACCCAGTA TCCCGGACACCTGCATTGGTCTTTGAACATGTCAACAACACAGATTTCAAG CAACTGTACCAGACCCTAACAGACTATGACATCCGTTTCTACATGTACGAGATTCTCAAG GCTCTGGATTACTGCCACAGCATGGGAATCATGCATAGAGACGTGAAGCCACATAATGTGATGATTGATCATGAACACCGCAAG TTGCGCCTTATTGACTGGGGCCTGGCTGAGTTTTACCACCCAGGGCAGGAGTACAATGTCAGAGTTGCCTCTCGCTACTTTAAAGGGCCCGAGCTCCTGGTGGACTATCAG ATGTATGACTACAGTCTGGATATGTGGAGTCTGGGCTGTATGCTGGCAAGCATGATCTTTCGGAAGGAGCCTTTCTTCCATGGCCATGACAACTATGACCAG ttggTGAGAATAGCCAAGGTTCTGGGCACTGAAGACCTCTATGACTACATCGACAAGTACAACATTGAGCTTGAACCTCGCTTTAATGACATTCTGGGAAG ACATTCTCGCAAGCGGTGGGAGAGGTTTGTCCACAGTGAGAACCAGCACCTGGTCAGTCCAGAGGCTCTGGATTTTCTGGACAAGCTGCTGCGCTATGACCACCAAGCCCGGCTGACCGCCCATGAGGCCATGGAACACCCTTATTTCT TCCCTATTGTGAAGGATCAGTCTCGTGTGGCCGGATCAGCCAACCTGCCCAGTGGGAACCCGGCTGTTAGCTCAGCGAGCATGATCACTG GTATTTCTGCCTTGCCAGCCTCTACTGCCCTGGGCCCTCTTACTGGATCGCCGGTCCTGTCTGCTGCCACCAATGCCCTGAGCACCCCGGTGCCCGCTGCTGCTGGTGCCCCGCAGTGA
- the styxl1 gene encoding serine/threonine/tyrosine-interacting-like protein 1: MTCFLMCEPSELYNLLNRCRSVSRLADINYLCLIDTRERQDYNTGHIITAKSAKVDSEGKFLLPVAVEVDTMQHVVVYDSNTSSLQEQGRAFDCAQVLAEASLCPVHIVRGGFQRFTALYPFLRTEKIMYTIMELENLKTYPLEIKAGLLYMGNLKHGTDSTIISDLKIRAIVNVSQCDSLEPTQKNLTVLNIPVADSVASDLYSSFERICSFIESHINAGSRVLVVSQQGRSRCSAVVIAFNMHHFKYSLKESGAWKYMLRCKPNMRPNTGFLQQLSDWEQHTMGNTMTDISEPYF; this comes from the exons atgACATGCTTCCTGATGTGTGAGCCATCAGAGCTCTATAATCTCCTCAACAGGTGCAGGAGTGTGTCAAGACTGGCCGACATCAACTACCTCTGTTTGATTG acacTCGTGAAAGACAAGATTACAACACGGGGCACATCATAACGGCTAAAAGTGCAAAAGTG GACTCAGAGGGTAAATTCCTCCTGCCAGTGGCCGTGGAGGTCGACACTATGCAGCACGTGGTGGTCTACGACAGCAACACCAGCTCTTTGCAGGAACAAG gCAGAGCCTTTGACTGTGCCCAGGTTCTGGCTGAAGCAAGTCTCTGTCCTGTCCACATAGTGAGAGGAGGCTTTCAAAGATTCACTGCTCTCTACCCTTTCTTGAGGACGGAGAAAATAATGTACACCATCATG GAGCTGGAAAACCTGAAGACATATCCGCTGGAGATTAAAGCAGGACTGCTGTATATGGGTAACCTGAAACATGGCACGGACTCCACGATCATCAGCGACCTGAAAATCAGAGCCATCGTCAACGTCTCACAGTGCGACAGCCTGGA GCCAACGCAGAAGAACCTGACCGTCCTTAACATCCCTGTGGCTGATTCAGTGGCGTCTGATTTGTATTCAAGTTTTGAAAGAATTTGTAGTTTCATTG AGTCACACATCAATGCGGGCTCTCGTGTCCTGGTGGTTTCCCAGCAGGGCAGGAGTCGCTGCAGTGCTGTGGTCATTGCCTTCAACATGCACCACTTCAAATATTCACTTAAGGAAAGTGGA GCCTGGAAATATATGCTGAGATGTAAACCTAACATGAGGCCAAACACAGggtttctacagcagctttCTGACTGGGAGCAGCACACCATGGGAAATACAATGACGGATATATCTGAACCATATTTTTAA
- the LOC131460859 gene encoding casein kinase II subunit alpha isoform X2: MSGPVPSRARVYTEVNTHRPREYWDYESHVVEWGNQDDFQLVRKLGRGKYSEVFEAINITNNEKVVVKILKPVKKKKIKREIKILENLRGGPNIISLIDIVKDPVSRTPALVFEHVNNTDFKQLYQTLTDYDIRFYMYEILKALDYCHSMGIMHRDVKPHNVMIDHEHRKLRLIDWGLAEFYHPGQEYNVRVASRYFKGPELLVDYQMYDYSLDMWSLGCMLASMIFRKEPFFHGHDNYDQLVRIAKVLGTEDLYDYIDKYNIELEPRFNDILGRHSRKRWERFVHSENQHLVSPEALDFLDKLLRYDHQARLTAHEAMEHPYFFPIVKDQSRVAGSANLPSGNPAVSSASMITASTALGPLTGSPVLSAATNALSTPVPAAAGAPQ, encoded by the exons ATGTCAGGACCCGTGCCAAGCAGGGCCCGAGTGTACACCGAGGTCAACACTCACCGGCCCAGGGAGTACTGGGACTATGAGTCCCATGTGGTTGAATGGGG AAACCAGGATGACTTCCAGTTGGTGCGAAAGCTGGGGCGTGGCAAGTACAGTGAGGTCTTTGAGGCaatcaacatcacaaataacGAGAAGGTGGTGGTAAAGATACTTAAG cccgtgaagaaaaagaaaatcaagcgTGAGATTAAGATTTTGGAGAACCTACGCGGAGGTCCGAACATAATCTCCCTCATTGATATAGTAAAAGACCCAGTA TCCCGGACACCTGCATTGGTCTTTGAACATGTCAACAACACAGATTTCAAG CAACTGTACCAGACCCTAACAGACTATGACATCCGTTTCTACATGTACGAGATTCTCAAG GCTCTGGATTACTGCCACAGCATGGGAATCATGCATAGAGACGTGAAGCCACATAATGTGATGATTGATCATGAACACCGCAAG TTGCGCCTTATTGACTGGGGCCTGGCTGAGTTTTACCACCCAGGGCAGGAGTACAATGTCAGAGTTGCCTCTCGCTACTTTAAAGGGCCCGAGCTCCTGGTGGACTATCAG ATGTATGACTACAGTCTGGATATGTGGAGTCTGGGCTGTATGCTGGCAAGCATGATCTTTCGGAAGGAGCCTTTCTTCCATGGCCATGACAACTATGACCAG ttggTGAGAATAGCCAAGGTTCTGGGCACTGAAGACCTCTATGACTACATCGACAAGTACAACATTGAGCTTGAACCTCGCTTTAATGACATTCTGGGAAG ACATTCTCGCAAGCGGTGGGAGAGGTTTGTCCACAGTGAGAACCAGCACCTGGTCAGTCCAGAGGCTCTGGATTTTCTGGACAAGCTGCTGCGCTATGACCACCAAGCCCGGCTGACCGCCCATGAGGCCATGGAACACCCTTATTTCT TCCCTATTGTGAAGGATCAGTCTCGTGTGGCCGGATCAGCCAACCTGCCCAGTGGGAACCCGGCTGTTAGCTCAGCGAGCATGATCACTG CCTCTACTGCCCTGGGCCCTCTTACTGGATCGCCGGTCCTGTCTGCTGCCACCAATGCCCTGAGCACCCCGGTGCCCGCTGCTGCTGGTGCCCCGCAGTGA